From a single Microbacterium murale genomic region:
- a CDS encoding substrate-binding domain-containing protein: MSWQSRVSASPTRWALKCPSQLSIASFDDSVLTRLTHPAITSLTRDTFALGSLAAERLLAAITAERATPESVQAPTPQLVVRGSTAPPRSTER; the protein is encoded by the coding sequence ATGTCATGGCAGTCGCGGGTCTCGGCGTCGCCAACGAGATGGGCGTTGAAGTGCCCCTCGCAGCTCTCGATCGCCTCATTCGACGACTCGGTCCTGACGCGCTTGACGCATCCGGCGATCACGAGTCTCACCCGAGACACCTTCGCGCTCGGATCGCTCGCGGCCGAACGGCTGCTCGCCGCGATCACGGCCGAGCGGGCGACTCCGGAATCCGTTCAGGCGCCAACGCCGCAGCTGGTCGTGCGCGGCAGCACGGCACCTCCCCGCAGCACCGAGCGCTGA